The following coding sequences are from one Cytophagales bacterium window:
- a CDS encoding winged helix-turn-helix transcriptional regulator yields MTPEKLKEIIQQGEGIEVEFKTSRSQLSENAFESVCAFLNRQGGHLILGVKNDGTAQGVDDGRVQDVINSIVTNANNPQKLNPTFYLSPQVMDFEGKKVIYLYVPANSQVHSTAGRIFDRNEDGDFDITNKPEQVTQLYLRKQNSYSENKVFPYVELSDFKQELFTRVRALARSENTEHAWLEMSDEEILRSANLYQKDPITSKEGYTLAAVLLLGNDQTIIAALPHHKTDAILRVENLDRYDDRDDIRTNLIESYDRLMAFIKKHLQDKFYQEGVQRISIRDRIFREVVSNLLIHREFTNAFPAKLIIEKDRVLTENWNRPHGAGAIDPANFSPFPKNPNIAKFFKEIGRVDELGSGIRNTFKYCGIYTAGTKPEFIEGDVFKTIIPLKAEKATTQKTTQKTTQITTQNTPERIIELLTENPALSRKELADILGDITEDGVKYHLEKLKEEGKIERIGRTRGYWKVMQ; encoded by the coding sequence ATGACCCCCGAAAAACTCAAAGAAATAATACAACAGGGCGAAGGCATTGAAGTAGAGTTTAAAACCTCGCGGTCTCAACTTAGCGAAAATGCCTTTGAATCCGTTTGCGCCTTTCTGAACAGGCAGGGCGGTCATTTGATTTTGGGAGTGAAGAATGACGGAACGGCTCAGGGAGTGGATGATGGGCGGGTGCAGGATGTTATCAACAGCATCGTTACCAATGCCAACAACCCGCAAAAGCTGAACCCTACCTTTTACCTGTCTCCGCAAGTGATGGATTTTGAGGGTAAGAAGGTAATTTATCTGTATGTACCCGCAAACTCACAGGTACACAGCACCGCAGGAAGAATATTTGACCGCAACGAAGATGGCGACTTTGACATTACCAATAAGCCGGAACAAGTAACGCAACTTTACCTGCGAAAGCAAAACTCCTATTCCGAAAACAAGGTATTCCCCTACGTTGAGCTATCCGATTTTAAGCAGGAGCTATTTACCCGTGTACGTGCATTGGCGAGAAGCGAAAATACGGAACACGCTTGGCTTGAAATGAGCGATGAGGAAATACTCCGCTCTGCGAATTTATACCAAAAAGACCCGATAACCAGCAAGGAGGGCTATACATTGGCTGCGGTGCTGTTATTGGGCAACGACCAAACCATTATAGCTGCCCTGCCCCACCATAAAACCGATGCCATTCTCAGGGTGGAAAACCTTGACCGATATGACGACAGGGACGACATACGCACCAACCTTATTGAGAGCTATGACCGTTTAATGGCTTTCATCAAAAAGCATCTGCAGGATAAATTTTATCAGGAAGGGGTACAGCGCATCAGCATACGGGATAGGATTTTCCGTGAAGTGGTTAGTAATCTCTTAATCCACAGGGAATTTACCAACGCTTTTCCCGCCAAACTCATTATCGAGAAAGACAGGGTACTAACTGAAAACTGGAATCGTCCTCACGGTGCAGGGGCGATTGACCCTGCCAACTTTTCGCCATTTCCCAAAAATCCGAATATTGCCAAGTTCTTCAAGGAAATAGGCAGGGTGGATGAATTGGGGTCGGGAATACGCAATACCTTCAAATACTGTGGCATCTACACTGCCGGAACAAAACCGGAATTTATCGAAGGTGATGTATTTAAAACGATTATTCCTTTAAAGGCGGAAAAAGCTACTACCCAAAAGACTACCCAAAAGACTACCCAAATAACTACCCAAAACACACCGGAAAGGATTATTGAGTTGCTTACAGAGAATCCTGCTTTAAGTAGAAAAGAATTAGCTGATATTCTGGGAGATATTACAGAGGATGGCGTAAAATACCATCTTGAAAAGCTAAAAGAAGAAGGTAAAATAGAACGGATTGGCAGGACAAGGGGATATTGGAAAGTAATGCAGTAA
- a CDS encoding acetolactate synthase large subunit — translation MKASDLFIKALENEGVEYIFGIPGEENLDFLDSLKDSKIKFILTRHEQGAGFMAATYGRLTGKPGVCLSTLGPGATNFTTPAAYAQLGAMPMMMITGQKPIKKSKQGRFQIIDIIDLFRPITKYTRQIVNGNNIPAMVREAFRLAMEERPGAVHLELPEDIATEDCDERIFNTVGFRRPDANELAIQEAAKMIENAKMPLLLIGAGANRKRTSKALTDFIEQTSIPFFNTQMGKGVVDERHPRYLGTAALSDNDFIHCAINRADLIINIGHDVIEKPPFFMEEGGAKVIHLNFFPAQVDEIYFPQLNVIGDIATSVEQIASHITDKSNWDLSYYQRIKEEVESHLTKYSEDSRFPILPQRLVHIIREELPDDGIVTLDNGVYKIWFARNYKSYQPNTLLLDNALATMGAGMASAMCAKLIYPNKKVISVCGDGGFMMNSQELETAVRLGLNLVVIILNDSAYGMIKWKQEEMGFDNFGLDYKNPDFVIYAESYGAIGHKPTSDEDFRKVLTTCLDMDGVHVIDLSVDYSLNHSILNVLLKEKTCIL, via the coding sequence TTGAAAGCATCAGATTTATTCATTAAAGCGTTAGAAAACGAAGGTGTGGAATACATCTTCGGAATTCCGGGAGAAGAGAATCTTGATTTTTTGGATTCGTTGAAAGATTCCAAAATTAAATTTATACTCACCCGGCACGAACAAGGGGCCGGGTTTATGGCTGCAACTTATGGAAGGTTAACCGGAAAGCCAGGTGTTTGTCTATCTACGCTCGGCCCGGGGGCAACTAACTTTACCACCCCTGCAGCATACGCTCAATTAGGTGCAATGCCCATGATGATGATCACCGGCCAAAAACCCATTAAAAAATCCAAACAGGGTCGTTTTCAGATTATAGATATTATTGATTTGTTTCGTCCCATTACCAAATACACCCGCCAAATAGTAAATGGAAACAACATTCCGGCAATGGTTAGAGAAGCTTTCCGTCTCGCAATGGAAGAACGACCCGGTGCTGTGCATTTAGAATTGCCTGAAGATATTGCTACCGAAGATTGTGATGAAAGAATTTTTAATACGGTAGGTTTCAGGAGGCCCGATGCCAATGAACTGGCAATTCAGGAAGCAGCAAAAATGATTGAAAATGCCAAAATGCCTTTGTTGCTAATTGGCGCAGGGGCCAATAGAAAAAGAACAAGCAAGGCATTAACTGACTTTATTGAACAAACCAGCATCCCATTTTTCAATACCCAAATGGGAAAAGGTGTTGTAGATGAGCGCCATCCCCGGTATTTAGGGACTGCTGCGTTATCTGATAATGATTTTATACACTGCGCTATCAATAGAGCCGATTTGATTATAAACATTGGACATGATGTAATCGAAAAGCCACCGTTTTTTATGGAAGAAGGCGGAGCCAAAGTCATTCATCTTAACTTTTTTCCGGCACAAGTAGATGAAATTTATTTCCCCCAGCTAAATGTGATAGGAGATATTGCTACTTCAGTAGAACAAATTGCATCACACATCACCGATAAAAGCAATTGGGATTTATCTTATTATCAAAGAATAAAAGAAGAGGTTGAAAGTCATTTAACCAAATATTCAGAAGACAGCCGTTTTCCTATCTTACCACAACGGTTAGTGCACATAATCAGGGAAGAATTACCTGATGACGGCATTGTAACTTTAGATAATGGAGTTTACAAAATTTGGTTTGCCCGGAACTATAAATCCTACCAACCCAATACATTGCTGTTAGACAATGCCCTGGCAACTATGGGAGCAGGCATGGCTTCAGCTATGTGTGCGAAACTAATTTATCCCAATAAAAAAGTGATCTCTGTATGTGGCGATGGTGGATTTATGATGAATTCGCAGGAATTGGAAACAGCAGTTCGTTTGGGATTGAATTTAGTGGTGATTATTTTAAACGATAGCGCTTACGGAATGATAAAATGGAAACAGGAAGAAATGGGGTTTGATAATTTCGGATTGGATTATAAAAATCCTGATTTCGTTATATACGCTGAAAGCTATGGCGCAATTGGTCATAAGCCAACAAGTGATGAAGACTTTAGGAAAGTATTAACCACTTGTTTAGATATGGATGGAGTTCACGTTATTGATTTATCCGTAGATTATTCACTAAATCATTCCATTTTAA